Proteins encoded by one window of Candidatus Nezhaarchaeota archaeon:
- a CDS encoding TRAP transporter large permease subunit, whose protein sequence is MSPELVGIIGIITLLLLIFLGMPVAFAMALVGFVGFMCLTAPGPAFYVLVKDIFTQLSSYSLSAIPMFILMGCFAYAAGIGERLYEAAYAWIGYRRGGLAMATILACAGFAAVCGSTAATAAAMGRVALPAMKRYNYSDELSTGTVAAGGTLGILIPPSTVFIVYGYLVEESIGRLFAAGILPGLLLAALFVLTIALICRRDPSMAPPGSRCSWGERLRSLPKGLEALVLFFLVIGGLFLGWFSPTQAGAIGALGALAIGLARRSTTWRGFLEACRDALQTACMVLLVIAGAVVFSRFLAVSRLSDLLVSHIGALPLPSIAIVGLFVLLFFIGGFFIDAMALVMLLVPMIHPVLVKLNIDLIWFGVIVVLTAQMGVLTPPVAVNAYVVKAIAPDVPIETIFKGALKFLTPIIACTIIVMFFPPIATLLPSFIRY, encoded by the coding sequence GTGAGCCCAGAGCTCGTGGGCATCATCGGCATCATCACGCTCCTCCTCCTAATCTTCCTTGGGATGCCGGTTGCCTTCGCAATGGCCTTAGTGGGCTTCGTAGGCTTCATGTGCCTCACAGCGCCCGGCCCAGCCTTCTACGTGCTCGTCAAGGACATTTTCACCCAGCTATCCTCGTACTCCCTATCGGCGATCCCGATGTTCATTCTCATGGGCTGCTTCGCTTACGCTGCAGGGATAGGGGAGAGGCTCTATGAAGCAGCGTACGCGTGGATTGGGTATAGGCGCGGCGGGCTGGCCATGGCCACGATACTTGCCTGCGCTGGTTTCGCCGCTGTCTGCGGCTCGACAGCCGCCACCGCGGCGGCCATGGGCAGGGTGGCCCTCCCAGCTATGAAGAGGTACAACTATTCCGATGAGCTGTCTACGGGAACCGTCGCTGCTGGAGGTACGCTCGGCATCTTAATTCCGCCGAGCACGGTCTTCATAGTCTACGGCTACTTGGTCGAAGAATCCATAGGCAGGCTGTTTGCCGCTGGGATCCTACCGGGGCTGCTACTCGCCGCGCTCTTCGTTTTGACCATAGCGTTGATCTGTCGGCGCGATCCCAGCATGGCTCCTCCTGGAAGCCGATGCAGCTGGGGGGAGAGGTTAAGATCTCTCCCGAAAGGGCTCGAAGCCCTCGTCTTATTCTTCTTAGTTATTGGAGGCTTATTTCTCGGCTGGTTCAGCCCTACGCAGGCAGGAGCAATAGGAGCGCTGGGGGCCTTGGCGATCGGCCTAGCTAGGCGGAGTACAACCTGGCGGGGCTTCCTCGAAGCATGCAGGGATGCGCTGCAGACAGCGTGCATGGTCCTCCTGGTGATCGCCGGAGCTGTGGTTTTCAGCCGCTTTCTGGCGGTCTCTAGGCTGTCAGACCTGTTGGTTAGCCACATAGGCGCCCTCCCCCTTCCCAGCATAGCGATAGTCGGCCTCTTCGTCCTGCTCTTCTTCATAGGCGGCTTCTTCATAGACGCCATGGCCTTAGTGATGCTACTCGTCCCCATGATCCACCCGGTGCTGGTCAAACTCAACATCGACCTAATATGGTTCGGCGTCATAGTCGTCCTAACGGCTCAGATGGGCGTCCTCACGCCCCCGGTGGCAGTAAACGCGTACGTCGTTAAGGCGATAGCCCCCGACGTGCCCATTGAGACGATCTTTAAAGGCGCTCTGAAATTTCTCACCCCTATCATCGCCTGCACGATCATAGTGATGTTCTTTCCCCCCATTGCCACCCTCCTGCCTAGCTTTATTCGCTATTAA
- a CDS encoding TRAP transporter small permease: protein MSFRLREYSRKLIKWLEVVGGVALVLMMVITGIDVAGIKLFLSPLPGSIDLVMYFQLMAISLAITSTYIAGRHIRVPFLILHLPRRIQAFVKSAIALLGLLLFSILVWQFCDYGNRLRIAGEYSPVIRLPIFVFAYIVALTCVPLCLILLLELHGSLVELVRGGEK, encoded by the coding sequence ATGTCCTTCAGGCTCAGGGAGTACAGCCGTAAGCTAATTAAGTGGCTCGAGGTTGTAGGCGGCGTAGCGCTAGTGCTGATGATGGTTATTACCGGCATCGACGTGGCTGGCATAAAGCTGTTCTTGTCACCGCTCCCAGGCTCTATCGACCTGGTAATGTACTTTCAGCTGATGGCAATAAGCCTCGCTATTACCTCAACCTATATTGCCGGCCGGCACATTAGGGTGCCGTTCTTGATCCTCCACCTCCCAAGGCGCATTCAAGCCTTTGTTAAGAGCGCCATCGCCCTCCTCGGGCTTCTACTATTTAGCATTCTTGTATGGCAATTCTGCGACTATGGGAACCGCCTTAGAATCGCGGGAGAGTACTCACCGGTCATCCGCTTACCGATTTTTGTCTTCGCCTATATAGTCGCCCTTACCTGTGTCCCGCTCTGCTTGATACTGCTGCTCGAGCTCCACGGGTCGCTGGTCGAGCTCGTGAGGGGCGGGGAGAAGTGA
- a CDS encoding TRAP transporter substrate-binding protein, with translation MSEAKKGVERRVFLKYAAVGAVCAAVAGLGGYYGGYQSGYSAGFAAGRPPEVKPPEKITLKVANYFPAPAVQTWILEQFCRELKERTGGKVDYTYYPAGTLLKATEMFDGVIAGTADIVYSHIEYTPGRMPVTECLDLPHGYPSAWVGAQVATDFFNKFKPKEWEPVRVLWFNTSNPNVMITKRPVRKLEDLRGLVIRAPGRIGDTVSALGGTPAPIPMIEVYDAIAKGVLDGVNSPFETLKTFRFAEVAKYVTASWPVGNLYTFYVAMNKETYEKLKLMGVADIFDELCGEYKEKYALYWNMIDWEGYEFAKAQGVEIIDLPEAEIAKWREAAKPVFEKYVGEMVAKGYSEKEIRGWIDFIKERIEYWTKEQIRLRIPSPTGPPEMRLLI, from the coding sequence GTGTCTGAGGCTAAGAAGGGTGTGGAGCGTCGTGTATTCTTAAAGTACGCCGCCGTGGGCGCGGTCTGCGCCGCAGTTGCAGGCCTCGGAGGCTACTATGGAGGCTACCAATCCGGCTACTCTGCTGGGTTTGCTGCTGGTCGTCCTCCAGAGGTAAAGCCTCCGGAAAAGATAACGCTCAAGGTGGCCAACTACTTTCCAGCCCCAGCTGTGCAGACTTGGATTCTTGAACAGTTCTGCCGTGAGCTAAAGGAGAGGACTGGCGGCAAGGTTGACTATACGTACTACCCTGCTGGCACGCTGCTCAAGGCTACAGAGATGTTCGATGGAGTGATCGCCGGCACTGCCGACATTGTGTACTCTCACATCGAGTACACCCCCGGCCGCATGCCGGTGACTGAGTGCTTAGACCTCCCCCACGGCTATCCTAGTGCTTGGGTCGGCGCACAGGTGGCCACCGACTTCTTCAACAAGTTTAAGCCGAAGGAATGGGAGCCTGTGAGAGTGCTTTGGTTCAATACCTCGAACCCCAACGTAATGATCACTAAAAGGCCAGTGCGCAAGCTGGAGGACCTAAGGGGGCTGGTGATAAGGGCCCCCGGCCGGATAGGCGATACTGTCAGCGCATTGGGGGGGACTCCGGCTCCAATACCAATGATCGAGGTCTACGACGCCATAGCTAAGGGCGTTCTCGATGGAGTTAACTCGCCCTTCGAGACGTTGAAGACCTTCAGGTTTGCTGAAGTCGCAAAGTATGTCACTGCGAGCTGGCCTGTGGGCAACCTCTACACCTTCTACGTGGCTATGAACAAGGAGACCTATGAGAAGCTCAAGTTAATGGGGGTGGCGGACATCTTCGACGAGCTCTGTGGAGAGTACAAGGAGAAGTACGCACTGTACTGGAACATGATAGACTGGGAGGGCTATGAGTTTGCTAAGGCGCAGGGCGTGGAGATCATAGACCTGCCTGAGGCGGAGATAGCTAAGTGGAGGGAAGCAGCTAAGCCAGTGTTTGAAAAGTACGTGGGCGAAATGGTCGCTAAGGGATACTCAGAGAAAGAAATCAGAGGGTGGATTGACTTCATCAAGGAGCGAATCGAGTACTGGACTAAGGAGCAGATACGGCTCCGAATTCCATCGCCAACGGGTCCTCCTGAGATGAGGCTCCTCATTTAA